One Deltaproteobacteria bacterium DNA window includes the following coding sequences:
- a CDS encoding FG-GAP repeat protein, with translation MQNKCQRWNECPYLTIGTPFADMGQVEDGGVVYTFIRSGAYWVQEAQLFPLDLHKSSKFGRYVDISGNTIVIGSRISHWKGAAYIYVGPDLEQ, from the coding sequence TTGCAAAACAAGTGTCAAAGATGGAATGAGTGTCCCTATTTAACCATCGGTACGCCCTTTGCTGATATGGGCCAGGTTGAGGATGGCGGGGTGGTCTATACTTTCATTCGCTCTGGAGCCTACTGGGTACAAGAGGCGCAGCTTTTTCCCTTGGATCTCCACAAAAGCTCCAAGTTTGGTAGATATGTGGATATCAGCGGTAACACTATTGTGATTGGATCTAGGATATCCCACTGGAAAGGGGCTGCATACATTTATGTGGGCCCCGACCTTGAGCAATAG
- a CDS encoding PIN domain-containing protein has translation MNVEKSFIDTNIIVYAFDQSDKQRNLVAADLLRILVNTNNAVISVQVLKEFFITVTRKIKVVISEQEATQIINDLCIMHVVDDILPLLHRALALKQNYSLSLWDATIIAAAIATNCHYLYTEDLQAGQNIEGLIICNPFIATG, from the coding sequence ATGAATGTTGAAAAAAGTTTTATTGATACTAACATTATTGTTTATGCCTTCGATCAATCAGATAAGCAGCGTAATTTGGTAGCAGCTGATTTGTTACGTATTTTGGTTAATACAAATAATGCAGTTATTAGTGTGCAAGTTCTTAAAGAGTTTTTTATTACGGTTACACGAAAAATAAAAGTTGTTATTAGTGAACAAGAAGCAACTCAAATTATAAATGATTTATGTATAATGCATGTAGTTGATGATATATTACCTCTTCTGCATCGAGCATTAGCATTAAAGCAAAACTATTCATTATCACTTTGGGATGCCACAATTATAGCTGCTGCAATTGCAACAAATTGCCATTATTTATACACAGAAGATTTGCAAGCAGGTCAAAATATTGAGGGTTTAATAATTTGTAACCCATTTATTGCAACAGGTTAA